AAACGCTTCATCATATTCCTTATAAAATGCCATTTTAAGAATATGCAGGGCCATATTTACATCTGTTTCTTTTTCTTCGTGACCTTTCCACTTTGTGTGGCAACGCAGGCACTCCCTGTCTTTTGTTTTAAATCTGCCCATTATTGGAATTACGCCGCGTTCCACAAGCGCCCGCACATATAGTTTGTGCCGCTCACAGGAAATTTTCCAATCAGCATACGCAGAAAAATAATAAACAGCGTTTATTTTCTGCTCTTGACTATCAGTAAAAAAGCTCATTAGACGGGGAATATCCAGCCATTTTAGATAATTGAAATTTTTTCCTAGATTGTTAATTGCGTGATATAAATTATAACCGTCTATGAAACAAACTACGGATTTCAAAAAGCACCTCAACAAAGTGACCCCCTAGCATATAACTAGGGGGCAGAGATAGGTATTGCCTATCAAGATTACAAGTACATTAAACCATAAAAAATCTATATTTCAAGAGGTAAATCACCGCCGCACAACAATGTTAATATTCTTTTCCCTTTTTTTATGCTAAACTGGTGGCTTGTGGGGGATAAAAAGTCTATGCTGACCAGTGAAACCATTGAAAAATTCACCAGCCAAATGATCCATGATGTGCGCACGCCGCTGACCGTGCTGGGGCTGCTGTACGCCACGATGCAAAATCATCTGGCGCGCGCGCCAGAGCTGGGCGAAGAGCTGTCCATATTCAAAACAGAGCTGGACAAGATCGACCGGATCATCGCC
The sequence above is drawn from the Candidatus Margulisiibacteriota bacterium genome and encodes:
- a CDS encoding NYN domain-containing protein; protein product: MKSVVCFIDGYNLYHAINNLGKNFNYLKWLDIPRLMSFFTDSQEQKINAVYYFSAYADWKISCERHKLYVRALVERGVIPIMGRFKTKDRECLRCHTKWKGHEEKETDVNMALHILKMAFYKEYDEAFVVTQDSDIAPALKMIKQVNTLARIKVITPPNIRHSRELIRVADKAASIKIGHLKNSLFPKDIVNSRGDIVLTRPVEYAPAVE